Proteins from a genomic interval of Methanoplanus endosymbiosus:
- a CDS encoding 50S ribosomal protein L24e → MVDTYICSFCGETLEPGTGKMFVKKDGNILFFCSSKCQNNFKLKRVPRRVTWTKAGRKALGKE, encoded by the coding sequence ATGGTGGACACATATATCTGTTCATTCTGCGGTGAGACTCTCGAACCGGGAACGGGCAAGATGTTCGTAAAGAAGGATGGTAATATTCTCTTCTTCTGCAGTTCAAAGTGCCAGAACAACTTTAAACTGAAGAGAGTTCCACGCCGTGTAACCTGGACAAAGGCAGGTCGCAAGGCTCTCGGAAAGGAGTGA
- a CDS encoding 30S ribosomal protein S28e has product MADGTPAEVIEVIGATGMHGEAQQVKCRILDGSNKGRIITRNTVGPIREGDVLMLLETEREAKKLSRR; this is encoded by the coding sequence ATGGCAGACGGAACGCCGGCTGAAGTCATTGAAGTAATCGGTGCAACCGGAATGCATGGTGAAGCCCAGCAGGTTAAGTGCCGCATTCTTGATGGCTCAAACAAGGGAAGGATCATTACCCGCAATACAGTAGGCCCTATACGCGAGGGTGATGTCCTTATGCTCCTTGAAACTGAAAGAGAAGCAAAGAAACTATCGAGGCGGTAA
- a CDS encoding transcription factor S → MMFCPECKSLMKASGGKLKCIRCGFEKDIADKSQLMKTSTRTEKEIVIVDSEDEIATLPTIAARCPECGHNTAFWWLRQLRSADESEVRFFKCTKCKFTWREYD, encoded by the coding sequence ATGATGTTTTGTCCAGAGTGCAAAAGCCTGATGAAGGCATCCGGCGGAAAGCTGAAATGTATCAGATGCGGTTTTGAGAAAGATATTGCTGATAAATCACAGTTAATGAAGACATCAACAAGGACAGAGAAGGAGATTGTAATCGTTGACAGTGAAGATGAGATAGCAACACTCCCGACAATCGCAGCAAGATGCCCGGAGTGCGGACACAACACGGCATTCTGGTGGCTTCGCCAGTTGAGATCTGCTGATGAGAGCGAGGTCCGGTTCTTCAAATGCACAAAGTGCAAATTCACCTGGCGTGAATACGACTGA
- the truD gene encoding tRNA pseudouridine(13) synthase TruD, with protein MMKSEFETEKIIGTEYYITDSSGTGGILRKTPEDFIVKEIYGEKKMTGGPYLICELEKTNWELQRAVKEISKRLGISHRRIGWAGTKDKNAVTTQLISLYNIDEERISALTIKDMVLKPVGRANAQLSLGELKGNSFGITISDCDCGEDKMRAAAEECRIAGEKGIIPNYYGIQRFGAARPISHLAGLEILKGNYESAVACYVGMSFPDERQETREARDIYYKNRDPVEGLNVIPVFLRYERAMLHHLTEIPGDYQGALKVLPPKLLSMLVSACQSYIFNRALSHRIESGTGLDEIVTGDRIIFTGGKEDIADDKNINTAKVHMKRGRCMPAIFMPGSEEYRVCGETDTYIEEVMAELGINRESYRTAAAFTETSFKGNTRPAAIKADISYELLENSMKLDFTLPPGHYATTVCREIMKTKPLDMA; from the coding sequence ATGATGAAAAGCGAATTTGAAACCGAGAAGATAATCGGGACAGAATATTACATAACTGACTCTTCAGGGACAGGAGGCATACTCAGAAAAACGCCTGAGGACTTCATTGTAAAGGAGATATACGGTGAGAAGAAGATGACAGGCGGCCCTTACCTCATCTGCGAGCTTGAGAAGACAAACTGGGAGCTTCAGAGAGCTGTAAAGGAGATTTCAAAGAGGCTTGGCATCAGCCACAGGAGAATCGGGTGGGCCGGCACAAAGGACAAAAATGCCGTCACCACACAGCTCATCTCACTGTATAACATAGACGAGGAGAGAATCTCAGCCTTAACCATAAAGGATATGGTGCTTAAACCAGTAGGAAGAGCCAATGCACAGCTATCACTTGGCGAACTTAAGGGCAACAGCTTTGGAATTACGATAAGCGACTGTGACTGCGGAGAGGATAAGATGAGAGCGGCGGCTGAAGAGTGCCGTATTGCCGGTGAGAAGGGAATCATTCCAAATTATTACGGCATACAGCGCTTCGGAGCAGCGAGGCCAATATCCCATCTTGCAGGGCTTGAGATCCTGAAAGGAAACTACGAGTCAGCAGTAGCCTGCTATGTAGGCATGTCATTTCCGGACGAGAGGCAGGAGACGAGGGAGGCAAGGGATATATATTACAAAAACCGCGACCCTGTTGAGGGCCTGAATGTAATTCCGGTCTTTCTCCGGTATGAAAGAGCAATGCTTCATCACCTCACAGAGATACCGGGAGATTATCAGGGCGCACTGAAGGTACTGCCTCCAAAATTGCTCTCCATGCTTGTCAGTGCCTGCCAGTCCTATATATTCAACAGGGCACTCTCTCACAGAATAGAATCAGGCACAGGACTAGACGAGATTGTCACCGGCGATCGGATCATCTTTACAGGCGGAAAGGAGGATATTGCAGATGATAAGAATATCAACACCGCGAAGGTACATATGAAAAGGGGACGGTGCATGCCGGCAATATTTATGCCCGGCAGTGAGGAGTACAGAGTCTGCGGTGAGACCGACACCTATATTGAAGAAGTTATGGCAGAACTTGGCATAAACAGGGAAAGCTACAGAACTGCGGCTGCATTTACAGAGACCTCCTTTAAGGGCAATACAAGACCTGCGGCAATAAAAGCAGATATTTCATATGAATTACTGGAAAACAGCATGAAGCTTGACTTCACCCTCCCGCCCGGACATTACGCAACAACCGTATGCCGGGAGATAATGAAGACAAAGCCGCTGGATATGGCCTGA
- the ndk gene encoding nucleoside-diphosphate kinase, whose product MDRTFLMIKPDGVQRGLIGEVIARLEAKGLKMAAGKFEMLPEERVMKHYAEHAEKPFFPGLKSYIMSGPCFLMVFEGKDVVAVTRKMIGSTNPAEAEPGTIRGDLAMEIGMNVIHGSDSNETAKREIGIHFRPEEIISYERADEKYLYE is encoded by the coding sequence ATGGATCGTACCTTTCTGATGATTAAGCCTGACGGTGTTCAGCGCGGACTTATCGGTGAAGTAATTGCACGCCTTGAGGCAAAAGGTCTCAAGATGGCAGCAGGCAAGTTTGAAATGCTTCCTGAAGAACGTGTAATGAAACACTATGCAGAGCATGCTGAAAAACCGTTCTTCCCCGGTCTTAAGAGTTATATTATGTCCGGGCCATGCTTCCTTATGGTCTTTGAAGGAAAGGATGTCGTTGCAGTTACACGCAAAATGATTGGCTCCACAAACCCTGCTGAGGCAGAGCCGGGCACAATCCGCGGTGACTTAGCAATGGAGATAGGGATGAATGTCATTCACGGTTCAGACTCCAATGAGACTGCAAAGCGTGAGATTGGAATTCATTTCAGACCGGAAGAAATTATCTCATACGAGAGAGCAGATGAGAAATATCTCTATGAATAA
- the sppA gene encoding signal peptide peptidase SppA: protein MSWFEDEMRKIERKKLRKNGLKWFLAGILIAVLLIIALAFIPFSEEGGVKVVRIEGTIVSGNSYGGGYIGSEYAGSQIREAADNPLVDAIVLRVNSPGGSPAGAQEIIQDVEYAKAKKPVVVSMGDIATSAAYHISSHSDLIYANPDTMTGSIGTIWTFHDISGSLEKEGVNVSVVKSGDQKDIGSEFRSMTDEERDYVQNIVDESFELFIEDVMVQRNITRSDIEEAQIVRGARAIELGLVDRTGNLYAAMEGARELSRVGFTGETA from the coding sequence ATGTCCTGGTTTGAAGATGAGATGAGAAAGATAGAGAGGAAGAAACTCCGGAAGAACGGGCTGAAGTGGTTTTTAGCCGGAATTCTGATTGCTGTTCTTCTCATCATTGCTCTGGCATTCATTCCGTTTTCTGAGGAGGGCGGCGTTAAAGTTGTCCGGATTGAAGGGACCATTGTTTCGGGGAACAGCTATGGTGGCGGGTATATCGGCAGTGAGTACGCCGGCTCTCAGATCCGCGAGGCAGCGGACAACCCTCTCGTTGATGCAATAGTTCTCAGGGTCAACAGTCCGGGTGGCTCTCCGGCAGGCGCACAGGAGATCATTCAGGATGTCGAGTATGCCAAAGCAAAAAAGCCTGTTGTCGTCTCAATGGGTGATATTGCAACCTCTGCGGCGTACCATATAAGCTCGCACTCTGATCTGATCTATGCAAATCCGGATACAATGACCGGGAGCATAGGTACAATCTGGACATTTCATGACATCAGCGGCTCTCTTGAGAAGGAAGGAGTCAATGTTTCGGTTGTGAAATCCGGTGATCAGAAGGATATAGGATCGGAATTCAGGTCCATGACAGATGAGGAGAGGGATTATGTCCAGAATATCGTTGATGAGAGTTTTGAACTCTTCATTGAGGATGTGATGGTGCAGAGGAATATCACACGCTCTGATATTGAGGAGGCCCAGATTGTCCGTGGTGCGAGGGCAATTGAGCTTGGGCTTGTTGACCGGACAGGCAACCTCTATGCTGCTATGGAAGGGGCAAGGGAACTCAGCAGAGTCGGTTTTACGGGTGAAACTGCCTGA
- a CDS encoding RibD family protein: MSEITADGKLTLKKGASSKILMKYMDEKTDILLHKTRAEYDAIMVGSNTIRIDNSFLTVRHVEGKSPVRVIPCSRGDLPADSNVLLNDAETIVAVTESADPENITYLKSRGVEVVVAGGVHVDYTLLMEILARDYGIESLMVEGGPTLNYYMLQNRLVDEIRLIHLPFIVGGFDTPSLVGGMHIESEDEMFRLELKRHYLCGTNLVTEYDVLYR; encoded by the coding sequence ATGTCAGAAATCACTGCTGATGGTAAACTGACCTTAAAGAAGGGCGCTTCAAGCAAGATACTGATGAAGTACATGGATGAGAAGACCGATATCCTGCTTCATAAGACCAGGGCCGAATATGATGCAATTATGGTCGGGTCAAATACAATACGAATTGACAACTCCTTTCTTACAGTGCGGCATGTTGAGGGAAAGAGTCCGGTGAGGGTTATTCCATGCAGCCGGGGTGATCTTCCGGCTGACTCAAATGTCCTCTTAAACGATGCAGAGACGATTGTTGCCGTTACAGAGTCAGCAGATCCTGAAAATATAACATATCTGAAGAGCCGTGGTGTGGAAGTTGTGGTTGCAGGTGGTGTTCATGTCGATTATACTCTCCTCATGGAAATTCTCGCCAGGGATTATGGAATTGAATCCCTGATGGTTGAGGGCGGGCCTACTCTGAACTATTATATGCTTCAGAACCGGCTGGTTGATGAAATAAGGCTGATTCACCTTCCGTTCATTGTAGGTGGATTTGATACTCCTTCGCTTGTGGGCGGCATGCACATTGAATCTGAGGATGAGATGTTCCGGCTTGAACTTAAGAGGCACTATCTATGCGGCACTAATCTTGTTACTGAGTATGATGTCCTGTACCGGTGA
- the pth2 gene encoding peptidyl-tRNA hydrolase Pth2 gives MTPEPVFAWKQCLIIRSDVKMSCGKKCAQLAHAAVIAYEKADKITKKKWYDEGMKKVALKATSQRQLYELKTIAEEAGISAAIITDAGMTEIPPGTVTALGLGPAKSEDLDKITGDLSLL, from the coding sequence ATGACCCCTGAACCTGTATTTGCATGGAAACAGTGCCTGATCATACGAAGTGACGTTAAAATGAGCTGCGGCAAGAAATGCGCCCAGCTTGCACACGCCGCAGTTATTGCATATGAGAAGGCCGATAAGATTACAAAGAAGAAATGGTATGATGAGGGAATGAAGAAAGTAGCCCTCAAGGCAACCTCCCAGAGGCAGTTATACGAGCTTAAGACCATTGCGGAAGAGGCAGGAATCTCAGCCGCAATTATCACCGATGCCGGAATGACTGAAATTCCGCCGGGAACAGTCACAGCACTGGGACTCGGCCCCGCCAAATCTGAAGACCTCGATAAGATAACCGGAGACCTCTCACTCCTATGA
- the rpl7ae gene encoding 50S ribosomal protein L7Ae, translating into MSKVYAKFEAPEEIQNKALEVLELSRDTGKIKKGSNEATKAIERGIAQLVLIGGDVKPEEIVMHLPAICDEKQCPYVIINKQNDVGAASGLDVGSAAAAIVKPGKAKELIEELVGQIAELRQ; encoded by the coding sequence ATGTCTAAAGTATATGCAAAATTTGAAGCTCCTGAAGAAATTCAGAATAAAGCTCTTGAAGTTCTTGAATTATCAAGAGATACCGGTAAAATCAAGAAAGGATCAAACGAGGCAACAAAAGCTATCGAGAGAGGCATTGCGCAGCTTGTACTTATCGGCGGCGATGTCAAACCTGAGGAGATTGTAATGCACCTGCCGGCAATCTGTGACGAAAAGCAGTGCCCATACGTCATCATCAATAAGCAGAATGATGTCGGTGCAGCAAGCGGCCTCGATGTAGGCTCAGCAGCAGCAGCAATTGTAAAGCCGGGCAAGGCAAAAGAACTTATAGAAGAGCTTGTCGGACAGATCGCCGAACTCAGACAGTGA
- a CDS encoding CDP-alcohol phosphatidyltransferase family protein: MNITSLRPKFTRCLEPLAGIFIKLGISPNMITALSLIAGIIAAYLFFNRMFPAGALMLLLSAVLDLTDGSVARAKGKESRFGAVIDWIVDKYVDGIVIIAIGLSGIPIISGIMNLPPQYIPVADFAVAAFALFGSMINTFIKPVVYAEAGFQEREDGKINDPLEGVGFFGRPETIIILILGGLTGIIWVSVIIVAVCTNLSAIQRIIYLYQNLR, translated from the coding sequence ATGAATATTACTTCCCTCAGACCCAAATTTACAAGATGCCTTGAGCCTCTGGCAGGCATCTTCATAAAACTGGGCATCTCCCCGAATATGATAACTGCCCTCTCCCTTATTGCCGGAATTATCGCAGCTTATCTCTTCTTTAACAGAATGTTTCCGGCAGGAGCGCTCATGCTGTTATTATCAGCAGTGCTCGATCTCACAGACGGCAGTGTTGCAAGGGCAAAGGGAAAAGAGAGCAGGTTCGGCGCTGTAATCGACTGGATTGTTGACAAATATGTGGACGGCATTGTAATTATTGCAATAGGACTCTCCGGAATACCGATAATTTCAGGCATAATGAACCTGCCCCCGCAGTATATTCCGGTTGCAGACTTCGCAGTTGCGGCATTTGCCCTCTTCGGCTCAATGATAAATACATTCATAAAGCCGGTTGTCTATGCCGAGGCAGGATTTCAGGAGAGAGAGGACGGGAAGATAAACGACCCGCTTGAAGGAGTAGGGTTCTTTGGAAGGCCTGAGACAATAATCATCCTTATTCTCGGAGGTCTTACCGGCATTATATGGGTTTCAGTGATCATTGTTGCGGTCTGCACAAATCTCTCCGCCATACAGAGAATCATTTACCTCTACCAAAACCTCCGGTAA
- a CDS encoding geranylgeranyl reductase family protein, which produces MYDVIVVGGGPCGSAAARFCAESGLKVLVLEEHASIGYPVQCAGLLSCNAFDECRVTERSVFQEVSGAKIVSSGGSVLEFDSGKTKAYVVDRAALDREMAENAADAGAEFRLKSYVCGAENGNVFVRGQAGREEIQAEMIIAADGPRSVLSRHYGLKRQEIILSGAQAEVSCPGCHNLVEIYPGASEDFFGWVIPAGEGRARVGLCGGENVPQRFSEFIKRFGPGNVHLVSGTVPLGVMPKTYHNRTLFVGDAAGFAKPTSGGGIYTGVRSAFHASETALECIEKNSFSDSDLKRYEDRWKGDFGRELKIGMMMYKMRRNLSDEKIDDICRVLSRPDIQADIIQYGDMDRPGVIIRKVLKRPAVIKALGLAACMEMKSVFSS; this is translated from the coding sequence ATGTATGATGTGATTGTTGTTGGCGGAGGGCCCTGTGGCAGTGCTGCTGCACGGTTCTGTGCTGAGTCCGGCCTTAAAGTGCTTGTTCTGGAAGAGCATGCATCCATAGGTTACCCTGTGCAGTGTGCAGGACTTTTAAGCTGCAATGCCTTTGATGAATGCCGTGTCACTGAGAGATCAGTCTTTCAGGAAGTGTCAGGTGCAAAGATCGTCTCATCGGGCGGTTCTGTTCTGGAGTTTGACTCCGGAAAAACAAAGGCATATGTTGTTGACAGGGCGGCACTTGACCGTGAGATGGCAGAGAATGCCGCAGATGCCGGAGCAGAGTTCAGGCTTAAGTCATATGTCTGCGGTGCAGAGAACGGCAATGTCTTTGTACGCGGGCAGGCAGGCAGGGAAGAGATCCAGGCAGAGATGATTATTGCCGCCGACGGGCCAAGAAGCGTACTGTCACGTCATTATGGCTTAAAACGGCAGGAGATTATTCTCTCCGGTGCACAGGCTGAAGTCTCCTGTCCGGGCTGTCATAACCTTGTTGAGATATATCCCGGTGCATCTGAGGACTTCTTTGGCTGGGTCATTCCTGCCGGAGAAGGGCGGGCAAGGGTGGGACTCTGTGGTGGAGAGAATGTCCCGCAGAGGTTTTCTGAGTTCATAAAGCGCTTTGGCCCCGGAAATGTGCACCTTGTATCCGGCACAGTTCCGCTTGGTGTAATGCCTAAGACATATCATAACAGGACACTCTTTGTCGGTGATGCCGCAGGTTTTGCCAAGCCAACCTCAGGCGGCGGTATTTATACAGGTGTCAGGTCTGCATTTCATGCTTCTGAGACGGCACTTGAGTGCATAGAGAAGAACAGTTTTTCAGATTCTGATCTTAAAAGATATGAAGACCGGTGGAAGGGCGATTTCGGACGTGAGCTTAAGATTGGTATGATGATGTATAAGATGAGGAGAAATCTTTCAGATGAGAAGATAGACGACATCTGCCGGGTGCTCTCACGGCCGGATATTCAGGCTGACATCATACAGTACGGTGATATGGACAGGCCAGGAGTTATCATCCGGAAAGTGCTCAAAAGACCGGCAGTGATTAAGGCACTTGGTCTTGCGGCCTGTATGGAGATGAAGTCGGTATTCTCATCCTGA
- the artA gene encoding archaeosortase A, giving the protein MEAALVFASAISFLIFLIVPERFRKYPAITGWIFIIASVVADIPHYINAENNFLYPVIGILGIPFAVITAGELLKGNKYVHYLSRGAAIAFLIYVPFAYIQPVGDALISIVTSQCVFILNAIGFDVTQLAWNLVSHDGFRVEIILACTGLQAIAIMLGLAFCVPSTAREKVLSFLVVAPVIYILNLFRNVFVIMAYTGQWLQVLPEIASNGEYGYESFFWAHNVIAELGALVFLIVLALLLFRINRNLGEFSEEIVSLYCGKIKEFTGGFGRGK; this is encoded by the coding sequence ATGGAAGCGGCCCTTGTTTTTGCGTCTGCAATATCATTTCTTATATTTCTTATAGTTCCTGAGAGGTTCAGGAAATATCCTGCGATTACAGGCTGGATTTTTATCATCGCCTCCGTTGTAGCCGATATTCCGCATTACATAAATGCCGAAAATAATTTTTTATATCCGGTTATCGGGATACTTGGGATTCCTTTTGCTGTTATTACAGCGGGGGAGCTGTTAAAGGGCAATAAATATGTCCATTATCTCAGCAGAGGCGCGGCAATTGCCTTTCTAATCTATGTGCCTTTTGCCTATATCCAGCCGGTTGGTGATGCCCTCATAAGCATAGTAACATCACAGTGCGTCTTTATTCTGAATGCAATAGGTTTTGATGTCACACAGCTTGCATGGAATCTGGTCTCGCATGACGGATTCAGGGTTGAGATCATCCTTGCCTGCACAGGTCTTCAGGCGATAGCCATTATGCTTGGGCTTGCATTCTGTGTGCCGTCAACAGCCCGTGAGAAGGTTCTCTCTTTTCTGGTTGTCGCGCCTGTAATCTATATCCTGAACCTCTTCAGGAACGTCTTTGTTATTATGGCATATACAGGACAGTGGCTTCAGGTGCTGCCTGAGATTGCATCAAACGGAGAATATGGCTATGAGAGTTTCTTCTGGGCGCATAATGTGATTGCAGAACTGGGTGCACTTGTATTTCTGATAGTCCTTGCCCTTCTTCTCTTCAGGATTAACAGAAATCTGGGTGAATTTTCAGAAGAGATTGTAAGCCTTTATTGTGGTAAAATAAAGGAGTTTACCGGAGGTTTTGGTAGAGGTAAATGA